One window from the genome of Streptomyces sp. NBC_00287 encodes:
- a CDS encoding anti-sigma factor family protein, protein MNCDEFVELVTAFLDGAMDEPTELRFLTHLTVCDDCEMCLEQFKQIIAMVGELPEASLTVETRDQLRGAFRALRRG, encoded by the coding sequence ATGAACTGCGATGAGTTCGTAGAGCTGGTGACCGCCTTTCTTGACGGTGCCATGGATGAGCCGACCGAGCTTCGCTTTCTCACGCATCTGACGGTGTGCGACGACTGCGAGATGTGTCTCGAACAGTTCAAGCAGATCATCGCGATGGTGGGCGAACTGCCCGAGGCGAGCCTGACCGTCGAAACGCGCGACCAACTGCGGGGCGCTTTCC